The following is a genomic window from Deltaproteobacteria bacterium PRO3.
CTTGAGCTTCCTCGCAAAATAGTCCATGTTGCGGCCCAGTCGGGAGGCCGCGCCGCGACCCATGAGCTCGCTTCTGCACAGGTTCTCCGCCAAACTCTTCCAGCCCGTCGACGCCGCCTCTTTGGGGATGTTCCGCATCCTGTTCGGCGCCCTGATGGCCTGGCAGGCCTACTATTATTTGGCGCGGGATCGCTTCGTCGACTACTACCTCGAGCCCGGCTTCCGCTTCAGCTATGCCTTCTTCGAGTGGCTGCGTCCGCTGCCCGAGCCCTACTTCCGCGCCCTGCTGATCCTGATGGTCGCCGCGGGGATCGGCATCGCCGCCGGCATCCTCTACCGGACCTGCGTCCTGGTCTTTCTGCTGGGCTTCTCCTACGTCTTCCTCTTGGACAAGGCCTATTACAACAACCACTACTACGCGATCATCCTGCTCTGCTTCCTGATGCTGTTTACCTCGGCGACGCGGTGGGGCTCGCTCGCGCAGCGCCCTCGGCCGTGCGCCCCCTTCGTGCCCAATTGGAACCTCTTCATCCTCCGCGCCCAGTTCTTCATCATTTATTTCTACGGAGGGCTCGCCAAGCTCAACGCCGACTGGCTGCAGGGCGAACCGATGCGGCGCTGGCTGCTCAAGGTGGCGGACCTGCCCATCGTCGGCCCGCTGATGACGACCGAGTGGGCGCCCTACTTCTTCAGCTGGGGCGGCCTGGTCTTCGACCTCTCCATCGGCTTCCTCCTGTGGTGGCGCAAGACGCGCTTCGCCGCCTTCCTCGTCGTGCTCTTCTTCAACCTGACGAACAGCGTCCTGTTCCAGATCGGCGTCTTCCCCTTCCTGATGATCGCCGCGGCCACCCTCTTCGACGACCCCGACTGGCCGCGCAAATTATTCGCTCAGAAATCCCCGCCGCCGGCGGAGGTCGCGGCCCCAGCGCAAAGCCGAGGGCGGGAGCTTACCTTGGCCCTGATCGCCGCGTATTTCGCGGTGCAAATCCTCGTCCCCTTCCGGCATTTCCTCATCCCGGGCGAGGTCAGTTGGACGGAGGAAGGCCACCTCTTCGCCTGGCACATGAAACTGAGGGACAAGCAGGGACGGCTCAAGATCTGGGTGACCGACCCGGCTACGCAACGGACCTTCCAGGTCGACCCACTGCTGGAGCTGAATGAATTTCAATACGGAAAGATGAGGCAACGGCCGCAATTCATCTGGCAGTACGTCCAGCACGTGAAGCGCGAGCTCGCCGGCCAGGGGATCCAAAACCCGATCATCCGGGTGGATGCCTGGGTCACTTTGAACGGCCGCCCCTACCAGCAGCTGATCGATCCCGACGTCGATTTGGCGACCGCCGACTCCTCCTTCTTCTCCGCCGATCCGTGGATCATTCCCTTGGATCCCAACCACCACCCGGGCACCCTCCCCGGAGATCCACCGACAGACTAAAAAAAAAGGCCTTCGCGGATTGCGAAGGCCTTTGGAAACGGAATCGTCGGGCTACTAGAAGCCGGAATCGTCCACGTCGATGACGGGATCGCCGTCGTCGACGATGATCTCGCAGTTGTTGCAGCCCGAGACGGTGCAGACGCCGTTCTCGAAGCTGGAGTCGTCGCAATCGTTTTCGTTGGCGTAGACGGTGCACTCGTCGGCGGTGGCCACGTTGACCTCTCCGTCGCAGTCGTCGCCGCTGCCGGCGCAGTTGGTGATGACGGTGGCGAATATGAAGACGGCCGGGATGACGACAAGCAGGGCCCGCAGGGAATTGCGGAATTTATTGAGCATGGGCTTCTCCCTCATGAAGGTTGGAATGGGTGGAACCGGCCGCATCATAGGTCGGATCGCCGGAGCTGGCAAATCCTTTTCCCTCAGACCGGGCTGCCGGCGCGGGGGGCCACGGAGGCCGCGTAACGCCCGCGGGCTTTTTTAAGGCGGATGGGACAGCCGAAGGCCGCACTCAGGTGCTTGGCCG
Proteins encoded in this region:
- a CDS encoding HTTM domain-containing protein gives rise to the protein MLRPSREAAPRPMSSLLHRFSAKLFQPVDAASLGMFRILFGALMAWQAYYYLARDRFVDYYLEPGFRFSYAFFEWLRPLPEPYFRALLILMVAAGIGIAAGILYRTCVLVFLLGFSYVFLLDKAYYNNHYYAIILLCFLMLFTSATRWGSLAQRPRPCAPFVPNWNLFILRAQFFIIYFYGGLAKLNADWLQGEPMRRWLLKVADLPIVGPLMTTEWAPYFFSWGGLVFDLSIGFLLWWRKTRFAAFLVVLFFNLTNSVLFQIGVFPFLMIAAATLFDDPDWPRKLFAQKSPPPAEVAAPAQSRGRELTLALIAAYFAVQILVPFRHFLIPGEVSWTEEGHLFAWHMKLRDKQGRLKIWVTDPATQRTFQVDPLLELNEFQYGKMRQRPQFIWQYVQHVKRELAGQGIQNPIIRVDAWVTLNGRPYQQLIDPDVDLATADSSFFSADPWIIPLDPNHHPGTLPGDPPTD